A stretch of DNA from Rhinoraja longicauda isolate Sanriku21f chromosome 9, sRhiLon1.1, whole genome shotgun sequence:
cctgcacctatttattgtctattgaatggttgGGGAGGTGATCTTTCATATTAGTGGTGAATAGTATTTGATAAATCAGCCATTGAAAGAAAAAAATCATaaaatcatagagtcagacagcttgaaaacaggccctttggcacaactttcctatgccgacaaagatgccccatttacactagtcccacctgcccaatttgccccatatccctctaaacctttcctatccctgtactggttcaaatgtcttttaaatgttgtagaaGAAGCAAGAGATTTTTATGGGCTtttggcaaaataaagtggtgctGTTTATTGTCAATTTTTTATATAATAATTGCCATTTGGATTGGTAGTTTGTAGATCGTCATAAACCTGATTTTCTTCAGCTACAGCTAGCTCTCCCAACAAAAGCACAGTGATCAAGATTGGTTTATCAGCTCTTGGTAGGAAGGTTGCACAAGTTGGATcatgcatttaataataataataatgcattttatttatatagcgcttttcatatactcaaagacgctttacagagatttagagaacatagggaaatgaataaatagataaataagtaaacaagtaaacgaacagagaaaggagacagaaggtgaggtgaccttcagtggttgaaggcagtactgaacaggtgagacttcagcgatgttttgaatgtggtgagtgtggaggaatctctaacggtttggggtagtgagttccatagggtgggagcagcgatggagaaagccctgtccccccaggatctgagtttggtccggatgtggggggataggagattggcagcagcagagcggagggtgcaggtgggagtgtgcctgtggaggaggtcggtcaggtaggatggggccaggttatggagggctttgtaggttatgaggaggattttgtcctggattctctgggggatggggagccagtggagtttgtaaaggacgggggtgatatggtcacggatcggggtgtgggtgagtagacgggcagcggagttttgaatgtattgaagtttactgatgatttttgagggtgcgccataaaggaggctgttgcagtagtccagacgggaggtgatgaaggcgtggatgagggtttctgcagctgtggaggagagggatggacggagacgggcaatgtttttgaggtggaagaaggctgtctttgtgatgtgtttgatgtgtttgtcgaaggagaggatttgatcaaagatgattccaagattccggatgtgaggggaggtggatattgggagaccatcaatgttgaggatgaagttttgggtggatttggtgagcgtttttggaccaatgatgatgatttcagatttgttgcaattgagtttgaggaaatttgattgaagccaagattttatttcagtgatgcagtttgtcagtgtagagtgtgtggtgggggagattgacttggtggagatgaagagctggatatcatcggcgaagcagtggaagttgagaccatgacggcggattaattgaccaagggggaacaggtagaggatgaagaggagggggccaaggactgagccttgggggacaccttgggggaggggagcggtgggggatttatagttgttaatggagatgaactggtgtctgtcagagaggtaagatttgaaccaggatagggctgtgccggtgatgttaagggaggtttcaagtcgggtgaggagaatggagtgatttatggtgtcaaaggcggcgctgaggtcaagtaggatgaggatgttgaggttgccagcgtcggaggagaggagaatgtcgtttgtgattttgaggagcgcagtttcagtacagtggtttgagcggaatccggattggaaagtttcatacaggttattggtagagaggtggtatttgagttgggaagctacagcacgttccaaaactttggacagaaagggtaggttggagattggtctgaagttgtttggggtgtcagggtttagaccaggttttttcagaatgggggtgacagcagcgattttgagggatggcgggacgatgccagtggacagggaggagtttattgttgcagtgataagtggagagagagcaggaaggcaggccttgacaaagctggaggggatggggtccagagagcaggtggcagtttttattcctgtgaagaggtcagagaggtcggtggtggagattggggagaactgaggcaggggctgactggataagggggggcaggtggtttgagggggagcaggtgcgttggtggttaaggtgctgtagatgttgtctattttgctttggaagaatgaaaggaaagtggtgcatttgtcaactgtgaatgattgggagatggtgtccagggggctgaggagtttgtttattggagagaagagtgttttggggtttccggagccagagtgaattatttgagagtagtaggtggagtgggcgtgggagagggcatctttgtagtgctgcaggtggtctttgtaggcttgggagtgaattgtgagacctgttttgttgcggagtctttcaagttggcgggcatgagttttcatcatgcggagttcaggggtaaaccagggagcagagtgggtgaaggaaactgttttggtttttataggtgcaagctggtcgaggcaggaggagagagtgcggttgtagtagtcagtgaggtcagaggggctgtggaggtcaacgaagggagaggcagacattatttcagagagggaggatgagagcgaggtaggtgaaacagagttcagcttacggaagttgattttgcgtttttgctttggagctggggtgggaatgttgacagacatggtgatggctaagtgatcagagagggtggggtcggaaccagagaggtgatgtagatttagtccagtggagcagacaaggtccagaatgtgcccacggttatgggtgggaaaattgacgtgttgagtgaggttaaagcagttgagtatttcagtgaagtcagcggttattgtggagtcagtggagtccatatggatgttgaaatcaccgaggaggaggattgagggggagagagaacagaactgggtcagaaagtcagagaagtcagaaaggaatgatgggtgtggtttgggagggcggtagagaactgccatgactaattgtgtgtggccagagagtttgaaagccaggtgttcaaatgaaggagcagatgagatggagatgaggttgatcttgaagtcctgtcggtgaattacggcaatcccaccacctcggccttccgagcgtggtttattgatgtaggagtatccgttgggtgtagtgaggttgagtgggaggtaatccagaggttgttgccaggtttctgtcagacagaggaagtccagtttattttccaggatgaagtcattcagaatgtggcttttattgttgagggaccggatattgagcagagtgagcttcatgttgctttgtgtggtgtggatggacacgggtgatttagccagggcttgtagacagggggcacgctcatgtgcgttgttgtgatgacgtaatggacgagtggaagtccgatcagctgaccagagtgcagggatggagtgaccggtctgggagtagacaaacttgtgaccggagcctctgtggatgtatctgggtcgtcgtagaagtccgtggttgatgatggcagagatgcatggcggagtggagtggttgttgagctggagcagcctcgcagcgaagtacttcagtgccatgccaggcaggagcgaaggagcatagagcccggaGAGATCAAAACGgcacagcaggcacaacaggctgatccagagcaaggcctatgaggaccgaggaagctgagcagcctgagggttaatagggagctgaggacgtgcaggcagaggaggtagccaggcagctgttagcgttagcaactagcgagttgatgactgcagcgctagctgtcaggtaacccacaggggagcagtccaagccagcagagacaggagcacagacaggagtgagaggtccaagggtgcgaagtccaagggtgcggaggcagcggtggaagagctgggcagatgataccaggaggtcaagcagaaggattagttcAAGCAGAGGGATTTTTGCAAACAGAGAAAATCTTTCCAAAAACGGCAAAATTAATACAAacagagaagtggtgagaagcggcgaacaaacaacgccagcgtcctctcacgtcacttccggAGCAATTTGGCCTATTATCTCCAATTTTGTGTGGAATAGTCGAGCATTAAAAAAATCTGCATATGGCAAATGTACAATGAAATCTCTCTGGGCAAATGTAATTTGGGGTTTGAATTACTAAAATAACATTTGCTAGTATTTCAGTTTATTGAGATTGTACAACATGTACAATTAATCTACCTTGATTGTTTAAACCGGATCTTTTGAAAATTGTGTTTTGGTTCGTAACTTTGGAATTTTCTTTAAGGAGTGATTATGAAGAGATGCCTCTACAAAATGGCCGTGCCAATAAATCAAAGTATCAGGATGAGTCTGATAGTGATTGAAGTACATCTTCAGAGGACTCATCGTTTCCAAGGACTTATCCATCTTGTTAAATTCTGAGAATGGATTATGAAGCCAAATTTTCTTTGAACTGATTTTCATGTCGGCATCTTCTCAGCTGAGATCTCTCACTGGTAACTCCATCTGTAAATATTTAACCATTTCACACTCTGCCACCTCATCTAGATGTTCTGTCCTCATCGATATCTTGAAGGATCAGATTACCGTGCTGACGATGAGCATTTTTTTTCCTTCAATGGGGATTAATTGGAGTGTACAGTTTTATCAGAAAACAAATCATGTAGCTTCTAAAGCCATTTATACCTTATGAACAAGTATAATGATACGAATGTTTGTGTTGTGAGCCTGTTTTTAGACTAGATGCCATACACAAGGTGATCCAAACCCTAAAGTGGGGTAATGAGGTAACTTTTTAAAGCAACATTTTGGATGGTGCTTATGATGgtgtttttaaatcaaaaatgtcTAATAAATAAATTAAGCTGTGGGCCGGAGATTGACATTCTAGGCTCTCCTGGAATTAACACTATGACAATGCTGTGCTTTATAAAGTTAAAGCTACTCTTTAAACAAAAATCTAGTGTAAATCAAGATTGAAATTTCAATCTCTTTCTTTTAGAACATGATACAATTTTAGATACTTATGTAAGTTATACCTGGCACTACAATTTAAGAGCTAATGTCAGAAAGGAAAGTTAGCTCAGTTCAGACTACTAAAGCATTATTGTTTACAGGAATTATTCCTCACCAGTAAATTACCCTCAACTGCCCTGTACTTGAAACCACATGGATATTTCTTTGGATGTTTCTTTTATCATGGTCTGACTTGCTTTTCTGGATATCATGAAAGGGCATTTAGTTCTGCTTTAGAGAGTATAATTGCCGTAACATCTAAATACCTGCGCTTTAGGATAATAACCGTTTGTAATTAATCTTTCTCACTATTGCTATCTCTAACTATCCTTCCCCTAATCCTACCTAGCTAAATATATTCCTTTGTCCTTATTTATTTTGATCTCGCAAAAGTATTTAAGCTTTGGTTTGATTGAAAATcagtattttccaatgttccaggcAATAAACGGTTAACAGaactgaaaatatttattttgaaaacATTACTGTTCCACCCAAATGTATGGTTATTTGACATTCCCGATTTTGGACATAAATATAGTGCAACATATACAAGGAGGATGCAAGTAATTTTTAAATTAGTTTTCGTACTCTTTTCATGAGAAGGAATAAACTTGTATTTATAATTGAAGCAAATTTGCAAAGTAGACACATCTGCCATCTTGGTCTCATATCTATGTGTGGGTCCTACAACCCTTAAAAGAGTGAGCAGCTAATCTGTTTTTTTGCTGCTGATTAAGATGAGAATAAAGGCAGGACTCTGGCAGAATCTCACCTTTGGGTTGATTCAAGTTGAGCAAGGTGCATTTGTGGCTGCACTGAGGAATTGTAACACATGCTCTGTCCATGATCGTTGCAGTGTACACTCGGGAAGTCTAATAACCCAGCTTCCGATGCAATTTTCCAACATTTTTGGTTTACCAGCTCATAAATCCTTTGCTGTATGAAAGGGAGGGGTCACTGACATTAAAAATTCAAAATCAGCTTACAGCTTCAGGTTGTCTCCCTGAAGCGAGGCCTACTTTCTCTACTGCAGATCTATATCTCAAACAGGATTTAATCATATCTGGTCCGGCAATTATAATGTTATTTTTTATCAGATATTCGTTAGATCTTAAAAGTAAAACCCTTCATATAACTGCATGATTGGGCATAATTCTTAGAATAACACGTCCAACCCCTTGGTGTGTCATAAAGGCCCATGCTTCAAGCTCTATACCTCACCAATTACTGGGTGACTCTGATTTCCTCAACAGTGGTGTCACCCTGTACAACATCATCAATATATGTTCTAGCCATCATATGACTTGCATTCCCATCTCCTcaaataaattgttcctagcaaaCTTGGTGACAAACCAACCAAATTGCCTCTAGCTCTGTAAACTATCCATCTTCAGCCATTCCACCTCTGTGACAATTAAGACAACTAGAGTGAATGCCCTTAGTTACTGGAATATATGTAGATACAATCCTCCCTTTTTCTTGCAGTTCTTGATGGTCTCTGATACTTTCACAAACAGCATTTAGATGTCTTAATTGGCTATTATTTATTGAATGGGCTAATGCAACATCAATCCATTTTGGCAACTGAAGCTGTGGAATGATTATAGGTGTGAGGGACTTTGGTTTTGTGGTAGACTGAAGGCGTTGTGGTTGTTCTTGAATCAGAGGAGATAGCGGATCCAATAAAGgtgttaaaaataattaaatgtcgAGACTAAGAAGCAGCAGGGagcggtgcagcagtagagttgctgccttacagcgccagagacccaggttcgatctgactacgggtgctgtctatacggagttagtaagttctctctgtgaccgtgtggggttttttcctggtgcgctggtttccttccacactccaaataagtttgtaagttaattggctttggtttaaaattgtaaattggccccagtgtgtaggatagtgctcggtgggccaaggggcctgtttccgctctatctctaaactaaactaaagtttattTGTACTAATGGAGGAAGGGTCAAGAACTAGAGGCGTTGAATGAAGATAATGGCAAAAGAACAAAGAGTGACAAAGGGAATATTTTTTTGTGCGTTGAGTGACGGGGTCTGAATGCAGTTCTGGAGGAGGAAGGAGGTAGATTTGGTTCTTGAATTCAAAGGATATCTGAAAGGACAAAATTTAGGAGGGTGGTGGGGTTGGTGGCACAAGCTCTGACATTGGTGAGCTGTGATGGACCCACTCCTGCACCATAACCATTCTGTGATTCCTCCCACAGTATTAAGTTAAAATCACTGAATGTGTTGTAGTTACATTGAGCAAATGAGATATGACCAAGACAATACACTCCTGGTCCTCATTTAATCATTTTGCATTTCACTTCAAAGAATCACCTACAGGCAACCCTTCCAAATGACGCAGAACTCCCTCAATTAGACTGAGTTGGCCATGGGGCGAAGGTTAAAACTCCAACTTACCGATTGAGGTGAAAGTACTGCCATTGTTGTAAACTGTTGAATCACTGTTGATTAGATTAGTGTCAAATGATACTATCCTATTCAACATATCCACTGCTAAAATACTCCATAATGAATGAGGATCAGCACTGATTTTTCTAGGTTAAAAGAGCAGCAGAATAAACAACATCTGGGGAATCTCATTGTCTCAGTCCTCCATTCCCTCATTACACTGACAATTCTGCACCTATTTGTTAAACCTTACTTCTCGTCCTTTGATCCCTACGGTTATCGCAGTCACAAAAGCTTAAtgtgattatttttaaattaaaaaacttAACATTTGAAACCAGTCCATACTTTGCACACTCTGCAAAACATTTTTCTTAACATCCCCCTACTATAATTTTTCTTGAAATGCTCTCTAGGTTTTAGCACTGTGATTTTGATGAATTTGTGGTGTTTTACTGTTTAATTTAGGTTTGTGTGGTTGCAAAAATATGAACTTGATATTTATAATAGATCATAATGCCAATTCACATCAGCTGGAGCTGTGAGTATTCCAATGTCAATGTACAGATCGATGGAGATATTCTAATTAAAGTAACTCATTTTAAAGATAAGCATGGCTTTATTGATTTGTCAATTATGGATAATGTAAGAAATTGTTATGAATTAAATGACAATTATAAACATTCAACTTTTTTGTACTTTTTGAATCAGTATTTATTAATGATGACAAAGGTCATGCTATGATTAATCAAGACATCTGAAGTGTTAATCCAACTATGCTGAAAGCTTATTGAGCACAAATGTGGTGcattgtaaaaacaaggaactgcagatgctggtttacaaatagtaGGTACCTTAGATGCTGGTAGATTCTTGTTGGCCACATGGAACACGTCACCATCACATTTGCAAGCAGTGCTTTCCAGACTCCAAAGATTATCCTTGTCACTTGATTCTCTTTCCCTTTGGTCCTCAACCATTTTACAGCCTCTCATTGTCCACTTTTAACAGTCACCTCGTATACATTCCTGTCAAATATCCGGTCTGCCTTCTCCATGGAAAACAAAGTTGGACAATTTGTAAGGTAGTGCCCTCCTTGGGCATGGCCTTGACGTTCTCGGTACTATCGCAAAGCTACTCCTCCACTTTGAGTAATTGCAAGCCAGTAATTCCCAGTAGAACTGTTGTATTGTTTAAACTTTGACCACTACTTTTTCTGTTTGcctggtaatctcttcccatTAACAGAGCAAGGAATAGTGTTGGTTTTGGAAATTGGTTACTAGGTAACTGAAGTTTTTAACAATGGGAATATTGGTTGAGGAAAGGACATTGGTTTGTCCTTCCAGTGACTATGAAATATTTTGTGGAGACAGTTAGGAGACATCCTTGTGATGGAATGCTGAGCACTCCTATACTGGAAATGCCATGCATGGTCTCCAGCAGGAGTACAGTGAATAAGTAGACACTGACAAACTCATCATCCGAGTCCTGTTCAAGCTCTTGTGAGCTATTCTTTCTCGATTCCTCAGCTGCACACAGTTCACGTGCAGCTACAGCAAAGTAGAACTTAGGATCCCAGGCTTCAAGTAGCGCAGAGAAAGAATTTCTGAAGGTTTGTACTGAACACATGGAAAGATGAAAACAAGGTTTAAGTTAAACATtccatatttattttaaaataatataacATTACATGAAAACAATGTTACGTTTCTTTTTATGCAACAGAATTAAAGAATGGCATGTAAAAATTAAAATTGTTGGCATCGAAGTAATACTGAAGTGGAGATGTTGCACTTGTCAAAAGGTGTACTGTaggtgcacacaatacaccatatCGTGCTTCACAGTCATGGTCTTTGAAAGGAGGTTGAATATGGTATCTGGTAGTAAAGATTTCAGATGCCCAGCCCAAAGACACTGACAATACAATACATGGTCTTATTCTCCCATCTCACGGTACAGCTCCCTGAAAGCAGGTAAAGGGTGGGGTTAAGAATTGTTTCCACATCATGAACATGCTTGTATAAACTATTTGACAGATTACATGTTACTTTCCTTTCCAGGTAAACCATATAGCAGCCCCAAGAATCAGAATTTGGGTGGAGTGACACTTAAATGAAATGTGATCCCACTTCTGAAACCAAGCTTTGGTTCTCCAGCCCACATGATGTTGCAATGAACTTACATCCAATGGACTGAAATATTATATCATATTACAACACTGAAAACTATAGTCTCTGCGCCAAATTGGCACAATTGTGGAATGAAGCCCAAACTACTTTATCCTGTTATCCACTATAATAACTATTTAATTAACTCTGCCTATTAGTCATAAATAGAAAATCTTAAGGACTGTCAGATACAAAAATCAGTAGTTCCAGCCTGGAGAGAATAAAGACGACTTAACATGATCTTTAATTGCAATACATCCTGAAAAGAAATGGACTGAATTTATTTTATGAAATTACTGTGCTGGTGTCCATGAGGTTAAAAATAGTAGATCTAACCGTGCTTGCTGCTAATGTAGAATATTCAGGCTAGAAACAACCAGTCCATAGTGTTCTGGTTCCATTTAAGCCTCTCTCTGTTGTCCTTATTTTGGTCTGATAGTGTAGTCATATATTCCAGATGTTTtttcaaagatatacacaaaaagctggagtaactcagtgggtcaggcagcatctctggagaaaaggaatcggtgacgtttcgggtcaagacccctcttcagactcagtgggttaggcagcatctctggagaaaaggaataggtgacctttcaggtcaagatccttcttcagactgcagtcacctattccttttctcccaaaatgctatctgacccgccaggttactccagctttttgtgtctatcttcagtttaaaccagcatctgcagttccttcctacacactcctcattttttttccagtttacCCTGACAGATCGACCCCAGGTTACAACAAGGTCCTTTTCCCAAGAACTGTCTATAACCCAAACAATTTGTAAGCTGGAAATTTGGCCGCCAGGCAATATACTTACATAAAAGCGGTGGCCAACTTAGGACAGGATGTAGTTAAGCCAGGATGCAACCTTGTTGGCTGCAACAAGGTAATCCCTTGGTGATTTTTTTCAATGTGGGAAATTTAGAATGCAAGTCAGGGACAGCCTGAAACACTTAAattcaaggtcggcagaggagcaGCAGTTGGaatgagtgtggggattggctgggACATCTAAATTAGTTAATTGATTAGCAATTAAAAGTAGGGCTAGGTCTAGTGGAGTGGCCTGTTGGGagtggccttgttgaggtgaagtgccttgggaggtAAAGTGTAAGTGAGTCTGGCTCGAGAGTCCTTGGAAGTAAAGTGTAAGTCTTTGGCTCAgtagtcttcggcgaggaggctgaagtGAGGAGACTACTGGGATTTGATTTAAATTTGACGGTTAAGTTGCAAAGGAGGGTCAGCTGATTGGTAAGTAGGTTTATGTAAGTAATTCCTTTCCTTTTTCCACTACTTTGCAATTTAGTGATCTAGGCAGAGACAGGGTCCCTGTGTGAGGAGTGTTGAGTAAAATAAATCCCCAGTGAAACTAGTTTGATTTAACTCAACTTAAATTAAGGGTCATGTCATGGCAGCACAGCTTGGCGCTGTGTTATGTTCCTGTGCAATGTGGGAAATCAGAGATGCCTCCATTGTGCGGGAAATGTGTCCAGCTGCCGCTCCTGGCAAGCCTCACTGTGGTGCTGGAGCTGCGCATGGATGCACTTTGGAGCGTCCGCAATGCTGAGGGtgtcgtggatagcacgtttaGTGAATTATTTACACTGCAGGTGAAGGTTGCGCAggcagagagggaa
This window harbors:
- the LOC144596605 gene encoding uncharacterized protein LOC144596605 isoform X1, translated to MDEYQTGEETIFIVDEISGIIKESIETAIGGNAYQPNRVHQWTTSVVELCLSQLTKLGKPFKYIVTSVIMQKNGAGLHTASSCYWDNNADVQTFRNSFSALLEAWDPKFYFAVAARELCAAEESRKNSSQELEQDSDDEFVSVYLFTVLLLETMHGISSIGVLSIPSQGCLLTVSTKYFIVTGRTNQCPFLNQYSHC